A window of the Lepus europaeus isolate LE1 chromosome 5, mLepTim1.pri, whole genome shotgun sequence genome harbors these coding sequences:
- the NHLH1 gene encoding helix-loop-helix protein 1: protein MMLNSDTMELDLPPTHSETESCFSDCGGATGPEGAGPGGPGGGQARGPEPGEPGRKDLQHLSREERRRRRRATAKYRTAHATRERIRVEAFNLAFAELRKLLPTLPPDKKLSKIEILRLAICYISYLNHVLDV, encoded by the coding sequence ATGATGCTCAACTCAGACACCATGGAGCTGGACTTGCCTCCCACGCACTCGGAGACCGAGTCGTGCTTCAGCGACTGTGGGGGCGCGACGGGCCCTGAGGGTGCTGGGCCCGGGGGTCCCGGAGGGGGCCAGGCCCGGGGCCCGGAGCCCGGGGAGCCTGGCCGGAAAGACCTGCAGCACCTGAGCCGGGAAGAGCGCCGGCGCCGGCGCCGCGCCACAGCCAAGTACCGCACGGCGCACGCCACACGGGAGCGCATCCGCGTGGAAGCCTTCAACCTGGCCTTCGCCGAGCTGCGCAAGCTGCTGCCCACGCTGCCGCCCGACAAGAAGCTCTCCAAGATCGAGATCCTGCGCTTGGCTATCTGCTACATCTCCTACCTGAACCACGTGCTGGACGTTTGA